Below is a window of Planococcus rifietoensis DNA.
GGTCCTGCCTGGCCAATCGAGTAATTGTAAAGCATATGCCCTACTGCTGTACCAAGCATTCCCGAAAAGAAGAACGCCAGCCAGAATGACGATGGAACTGCCGCGAATGCCGCAATTTCTCCCGGTTCCTGGATGAGCGCGATGATGAACAACACGATCGCTCCCGTCACGAGCATGTATCCCGTCAACAGGCGCGGATCCAGCGAGCGTGCCGCATTTGCTATGACAATATAACTGAAGACTTGAGCCAAGATGGAGATGAAGACCAATATATCACCTAAACTCAAGCCTGATGCCGAGTCGCTTCCGACCATCACTGTCATGGCGACGCCGGCGAAACCGATGAACACCCCGAGCCATTGCAGCCTAGATGGCACAATGCGCATAATCAGCGATACGAGAACTGCCGTCAACATCGGCCCGGTCCCGAGAATCAATCCCGCGTTCGTTCCGGAAGTGATCGCCAAACCTTGTGACAGAAAATAATGATGCGCCACTACATTGAGCAGCGCTCCGAGCAATATGTATTTCCAATCGCTGCGCTTTGGCCAGCGCATCATGCCGAGCGATGCCAAAATAATCAGCACGGTCACGCCTGCCAGTAAGATCCGAAACGCCGTCAGCGTGACTGGATCAACAAATTCCAATAAATACTTGACCGCCGCGAGGTTGAATCCCCACACGACCATCACCGATGTTAAGATGCCGTAAACTTTCCATGGAGTCAAAAGTGCAGCCCTTCTTTCCCTTTTTCCAGATATAGCCCTTTATTTTACGCTTGTTTTTCGTTTCTGTATAGAATGGCATTGTAATCATACGCCTGACGCTTGATCAGTAAACTGAAGGCGATAAAGGCGAGAAGCGACAAGACGACCGGCAACGTGACGGTATGGACGCCGAACAAATTACCGTTTTCGATGTTATAGAAATGCAAGGCGATATAGCTTAGGATCCCTGTCGCCATACTCGCAATCGCCCCGTATTTATTGCCCCATTTCCAGTAAAGCCCGAGAACGATCGGCCAGATAAACGCCGCTTCCAGACCGCCGAACGCGAATAAATTCAAGAAAATCAGCAAATCAGGCGGATCGAGCGCCAGCAAGAAGACAATCACGCCGAGAATCCCCGTGACCCCGAAGGACATGCGTTTGATGGTTTTCAGGCTTGCATCCGGTTTGACGTAATTCAAATAGACATCTTTGACAATCGACGAACTGACGAGCAATAGCAGCGAATCGACCGTCGACATGATCGCCGCCATCGGAGCTGCCAAGACGATACCCGCGACCCAAGGCGGCAAAGTTTCCAGCGCGATCAGCGGAATGACTTTATCGCCGACTTCAATGCCCGGAAGGATCGGGCGCGCGAATACACCGATCAAATGCATATTGAGCATGATAAAGCCGGTGACGATCGTGCCGATAATGAGCGCACGGTGCATCGAACGCGCATTTTTATAAGACATGGCGCGCACCGCGATTTGCGGCAAGCCGACAACGCCGACACCGACAAGAATCCAGAACGACGAGACGTAAGCGGCGCTGAGATTGCCTTCCGCTCCGTATGGCGTCACCAAATTCGGGTTTTCATTGATCAAATCTTGCATGATGTTCGAAATTCCGCCGCCTGAAATGATGACAGCGACCAGCAAGATCAAGGTGCCGATAAGCATGACCGCCCCTTGCACCGCATCGGTCAAGGCGACAGCCCGGAAGCCGCC
It encodes the following:
- the panF gene encoding sodium/pantothenate symporter, whose translation is MNYSVLIPMIVFLIIIFFIGYWSSRKLAGSSNFISDYFLGGRELGGFVLAMTMVATYGSASSFLGGPGTAYTMGFGWVLLAMTQVVTGYFVLMILGKKYAIMARRYNAVTMIDFLKARYNSTAVVLLSALSIIIFLFSAMAAQWIGGARLIESLTGLSYQSALFLFAISVLVYVTIGGFRAVALTDAVQGAVMLIGTLILLVAVIISGGGISNIMQDLINENPNLVTPYGAEGNLSAAYVSSFWILVGVGVVGLPQIAVRAMSYKNARSMHRALIIGTIVTGFIMLNMHLIGVFARPILPGIEVGDKVIPLIALETLPPWVAGIVLAAPMAAIMSTVDSLLLLVSSSIVKDVYLNYVKPDASLKTIKRMSFGVTGILGVIVFLLALDPPDLLIFLNLFAFGGLEAAFIWPIVLGLYWKWGNKYGAIASMATGILSYIALHFYNIENGNLFGVHTVTLPVVLSLLAFIAFSLLIKRQAYDYNAILYRNEKQA
- a CDS encoding DMT family transporter is translated as MTPWKVYGILTSVMVVWGFNLAAVKYLLEFVDPVTLTAFRILLAGVTVLIILASLGMMRWPKRSDWKYILLGALLNVVAHHYFLSQGLAITSGTNAGLILGTGPMLTAVLVSLIMRIVPSRLQWLGVFIGFAGVAMTVMVGSDSASGLSLGDILVFISILAQVFSYIVIANAARSLDPRLLTGYMLVTGAIVLFIIALIQEPGEIAAFAAVPSSFWLAFFFSGMLGTAVGHMLYNYSIGQAGPTKAAIFMNLNTLFSLVAASLILGETITPGHLIGLVLIVIGVIFGSGAAEDLLRKRRKRLPT